In Drosophila innubila isolate TH190305 chromosome 2R unlocalized genomic scaffold, UK_Dinn_1.0 1_C_2R, whole genome shotgun sequence, the following are encoded in one genomic region:
- the LOC117783488 gene encoding CCR4-NOT transcription complex subunit 1 isoform X2 produces MRGHRGMDLPGGGIGPGSVPPPPQPQQPFSGNLNAQQMFGPGGMDPLTNMSNNLAGLNLGGPNGAFNFGNMLNNLVSTPASPSRLMNPGANPYPPIPLQIPAPPPPNVGNLGRMLPTGGPGPGPGGPQPTQATPPNQPNSSVMADLQMPVSKEVEDEANSYFQRIYNHQPNPTLSIDEVLDILQRFKESSNRREQEVFLCMLRNLFEEYRFFAHYPEKELQITAQLFGGIIDRNLVPTFVALGLSLRCVLDALRKPDGSKLYYFGVTALDRFKTRLHTYNKYCEHIRSIPHFTDFPQHLIQYVEYGMHGQEPPQQKLIGLSNTIPPAIAQGAAEPLYRANSMPGAMSAASNVQKPAVVVSHATRMKSIANATNIDTLLVANQEEKVTVPPEPVQDKTAFIFNNLSQLNIPQKCEEIKEIMTKEYWPWLAQYLVLKRASMEFNFHTLYYNFLDALKNSEINRYVTKETLRNIKVLLRSDKGVINFSDRSLLKNLGHWLGMMTLGRNRPILQLDLDLKSLLAEAYHKGQQELLFVVPFVAKILESSAKSRIFKSPNPWTMGIMFVLGELHQEPDLKLNLKFEIEVLCKTLNLELDKLKPVIYLKDPTRALTIEQQMSQPKSKILEGSAAQQQQQQQQQQQQQQQLQAQQQQQQLQPQQQQQQQQQLQAQQQQQQQQLQTVAPPVSAANSAANSAAEVDAAMLMNNSNNGGGGGGGGAVASPNLPTDASQVVLPPPEPRYSYVEVNVSNFQLIAQQLQLPANIPFLHANPGIKHIVVNAIERTITDWLQPVVDRSIRIACATTEQIIRKDFALDADENRMRTAAHQMVRNLAAGMAMITGKDEIARAISQNLHKAFMAALTGVPSMADIQAASVQLANENVELVCAFIQKTSAEKSALEIDRRLSTDFETRKIAREEGSRFVDAQILSYQQERLPEPVRLKVGPAPPTLYAVYSEFARSIPGFQQMSDRDIALFVPKPQDLQIPNVFANDESSMVYAEVASKMEAFMNTAINMPTLQLQASKMHMLLAALMATRRLRDQESAFNLLTRAVEGLTEGLINVQDHLEQMKLYRDIHLRILSLLHNSFGAPNTERAVTKCFFDIREEVRYNVEAARALITSHFVNLNQFDGMLRDCMDNGNNYVAISFGIALLERLIMEDRAINIVSDNEFMATVELLGRLTQHRHRYPECIVNAIETLWSGNLNASDYGPFNPGERYLAGTSHYIHSGMHHVRSCDTDDPPGLQEKTEFLLKDWVALYTQQNQQTTRDARHFGAFVQKMNTYGILKTDDLITRFFRQATHICTDVVYRMFAEPSLPINQAKNKIFQWIDAFVHLIAMLVRHSGEAGNPTTKINLLNKVLGIVLGTLLKDHEMRGVGFQQVGYHRFFMMLFMELCSADVNLESLMHSIVSAFAYTYHLLNPSVAPGFCFAWLELISHRVFLGRILVQIPGQKGWPLYSQLLQDLFKYLAPFLRNTELGRPVQMLYKGTLRVLLVLLHDFPEFLCDYHFGFCDTIPPNCVQMRNIILSAFPRNMRLPDPFTPNLKVDMLSDSSNAPKVCSSYIMNIQPPNFKKDLDSYLKARAPVTFLSELRGHLQVTSEPGTRYNMTLMNALVMYVGTQAIALIRNKNFVPNTSNIAHSAHMDIFQNLAVDLDTEGRYLFLNAIANQLRYPNSHTHYFSCAVLHLFAEANSEAIQEQITRVLLERLIVNRPHPWGLLITFIELIKNPIYKFWEHDFVHCAPEITKLFESVARSCLAKSNVNQQLNMAVDGENQEVVNIN; encoded by the exons ATGCGTGGACATCGTGGCATGGATCTGCCAGGCGGTGGCATTGGGCCCGGCTCCGTGCCACCTCCGCCGCAGCCACAGCAACCCTTCTCCGGCAACCTAAATGCACAGCAAATGTTTGGACCCGGCGGCATGGATCCGTTAACCAACATGTCCAACAATCTGGCTGGCCTCAATCTAGGCGGTCCAAATGGCGCCTTTAACTTTGGCAACATGCTGA ACAACTTGGTTTCTACTCCAGCATCTCCGTCACGTCTTATGAATCCCGGCGCAAACCCGTATCCGCCCATTCCCCTACAGATCCcagcaccaccgccaccaaATGTGGGCAATCTGGGACGTATGCTGCCAACGGGAGGACCGGGACCGGGACCAGGAGGACCACAACCAACACAAGCAACGCCTCCAAATCAACCGAATAGTTCAGTGATGGCCGATCTACAGATGCCCGTGTCCAAGGAGGTAGAGGATGAGGCAAATTCATACTTTCAGCGGATCTACAATCATCAACCCAATCCGACGCTTTCCATTGATGAAGTGCTGGATATATTGCAACGCTTTAAGGAATCCAGCAATCGACGGGAACAAGAAGTCTTCCTTTGTATGCTGCGTAATCTATTTGAGGAATATCGCTTCTTTGCCCACTATCCTGAAAAGGAGTTGCAAATAACAGCTCAACTCTTTGGCGGCATCATTGATCGCAATCTAGTGCCCACATTTGTGGCATTGGGACTCTCATTGCGTTGTGTACTCGACGCTCTGCGCAAACCCGATGGATCCAAGCTCTATTACTTTGGCGTGACGGCCCTGGATCGCTTCAAGACACGTCTACATACCTATAACAAATACTGCGAACATATACGCTCCATACCGCACTTTACAGACTTCCCCCAGCATCTGATCCAGTATGTGGAGTATGGCATGCATGGCCAGGAGCCACCGCAACAGAAACTCATTGGTCTGAGCAATACAATACCACCAGCAATTGCTCAAGGAGCAGCTGAGCCTTTGTACCGTGCCAATTCCATGCCCG GCGCCATGTCAGCTGCCTCCAATGTCCAGAAACCTGCTGTTGTGGTTTCGCATGCGACGAGAATGAAATCAATTGCGAATGCGACCAACATAGATACATTGCTGGTGGCAAACCAGGAGGAGAAGGTAACAGTGCCGCCGGAACCGGTGCAGGACAAGACGGCGTTCATATTCAACAATCTGAGCCAGTTGAATATACCGCAGAAATGTGAGGAGATCAAGGAGATAATGACCAAGGAGTATTGGCCCTGGTTGGCACAATATTTGGTATTGAAACGCGCCTCCATGGAATTCAATTTCCATACACTCTACTACAACTTTTTGGATGCCCTCAAGAATAGCGAAATCAATAGATATGTGACCAAGGAAACATTGCGCAACATTAAAGTGTTGTTGCGTTCCGATAAGGGTGTCATTAATTTCTCGGATCGCAGTCTCTTGAAGAATCTTGGCCATTGGCTGGGCATGATGACACTGGGACGTAATCGACCCATTTTGCaattggatttggatttgaaaTCCTTGCTGGCCGAGGCATATCACAAGGGGCAACAggagttgttgtttgtggtgCCGTTTGTGGCTAAAATCTTGGAATCTTCCGCTAAATCGCGTATATTTAAATCGCCCAATCCCTGGACCATGGGCATTATGTTTGTTCTAGGAGAATTGCATCAGGAACCAGATTTAAAGctcaatttaaagtttgaaattgAAGTGTTGtgtaaaacattaaatttagagCTGGATAAATTGAAGCCGGTTATATACTTGAAGGATCCAACGCGTGCGTTGACTATAGAACAACAAATGTCACAGCCAAAGTCAAAGATATTGGAGGGAAgcgcagcacaacaacaacaacaacagcagcagcagcagcaacaacaacaacagttgcaggcacagcaacagcaacaacagttgcaaccgcagcagcagcagcaacaacaacaacagttgcaggcgcagcagcaacagcaacaacaacaattacaaactGTTGCACCTCCCGTTTCGGCTGCCAACTCAGCCGCCAATTCAGCTGCTGAAGTTGATGCCGCCATGTTAATGAACAACTCTAATaacggtggtggtggtggaggaggaggagctgtTGCCTCTCCCAATCTTCCCACAGATGCCAGTCAGGTGGTTTTACCGCCACCGGAGCCACGTTATTCCTATGTGGAGGTGAATGTGTCCAATTTCCAGTTGATTGCCCAGCAATTACAATTGCCAGCGAATATACCATTCTTGCATGCCAATCCGGGTATTAAACACATTGTGGTGAATGCCATTGAACGCACTATAACCGATTGGCTGCAACCTGTTGTGGATAGAAGCATTCGGATTGCTTGTGCCACCACCGAACAGATTATACGCAAAGATTTCGCCTTGGATGCGGATGAGAATCGCATGAGAACGGCAGCACATCAAATGGTACGCAATCTGGCCGCTGGCATGGCCATGATAACGGGCAAGGATGAGATTGCACGTGCTATCAGTCAGAATCTGCACAAGGCTTTTATGGCCGCCTTAACGGGAGTGCCCAGCATGGCGGATATACAAGCAGCCTCCGTGCAATTGGCCAATGAGAATGTGGAACTGGTCTGTGCATTTATACAGAAAACATCGGCAGAGAAATCCGCACTAGAAATTGATCGACGTCTGTCCACGGACTTTGAGACGCGTAAGATTGCCCGGGAGGAGGGTAGTCGCTTTGTGGATGCCCAAATCTTGAGCTATCAGCAGGAACGTCTGCCGGAGCCAGTGCGTCTCAAGGTCGGACCAGCACCGCCCACTTTATATGCCGTCTATTCGGAGTTTGCCCGCAGTATTCCCGGTTTCCAGCAGATGAGCGATCGTGATATCGCTCTCTTTGTGCCGAAGCCACAGGATCTGCAGATACCGAATGTGTTTGCCAACGATGAGAGCAGCATGGTCTATGCCGAGGTGGCCAGCAAAATGGAAGCGTTCATGAACACGGCCATCAATATGCCCACTCTACAGCTGCAG GCCAGCAAGATGCACATGCTCCTGGCTGCTTTGATGGCTACACGTCGTTTGCGGGATCAGGAATCGGCCTTCAATCTGTTGACACGTGCCGTGGAGGGTTTAACCGAGGGATTGATCAATGTGCAGGATCATCTGGAGCAAATGAAGCTTTACAGGGACATCCATCTGCGCATTCTCAGTCTGCTGCACAACAGCTTTGGAGCACCCAACACTGAGCGAGCGGTGACCAAATGCTTCTTTGATATTCGCGAGGAAGTGCGCTATAATGTGGAGGCGGCTCGAGCTCTGATCACATCGCATTTTGTGAACCTCAACCAATTTGATGGCATGTTGAGGGATTGCATGGATAATGGCAATAACTATGTGGCCATATCCTTTGGCATTGCTCTCCTCGAGCGTTTGATTATGGAGGATCGTGCTATCAATATTGTATCTGATAATGAATTCATGGCCACCGTAGAACTACTGGGTCGTCTCACACAGCATCGTCATCGCTATCCCGAGTGCATTGTGAATGCCATCGAGACTCTCTGGTCCGGCAATCTCAATGCCAGCGACTATGGTCCATTCAATCCCGGCGAGCGTTATCTCGCCGGCACATCGCACTACATTCACTCCGGCATGCATCACGTTAGG TCATGCGACACAGATGATCCACCAGGATTGCAGGAGAAGACGGAGTTCCTGCTCAAGGATTGGGTTGCCCTCTACACCCAACAGAATCAGCAGACGACACGCGATGCCCGCCACTTTGGGGCCTTTGTCCAGAAGATGAACACGTATGGGATTCTAAAGACGGATGATTTGATCACACGCTTCTTCCGTCAGGCGACGCACATTTGCACGGATGTTGTGTATCGCATGTTTGCGGAGCCAAGTCTGCCAATTAATCAGGCCAAGAATAAGATATTCCAATGGATCGATGCGTTTGTGCATTTGATTGCGATGCTTGTCCGGCATTCCGGTGAGGCGGGAAATCCGACGACCAAGATCAACCTGTTAAACAAAGTGCTGGGCATTGTGTTGGGCACATTGCTCAAGGATCACGAGATGCGTGGCGTGGGATTCCAGCAGGTGGGATATCATCGCTTCTTTATGATGCTGTTCATGGAATTGTGCTCGGCGGATGTGAATCTGGAGTCCTTGATGCACAGCATCGTGTCGGCCTTTGCCTACACATATCATCTGCTCAATCCGAGTGTTGCGCCGGGCTTTTGCTTTGCCTGGCTGGAATTGATTTCACATCGCGTCTTTCTGGGTCGCATTCTGGTGCAGATACCTGGACAAAAGGGTTGGCCATTGTATTCCCAACTGCTGCAGGATCTCTTTAAGTATTTGGCTCCATTCTTGCGCAATACAGAGCTCGGAAGACCCGTTCAGATGCTCTATAAGGGCACTCTGCGCGTTTTACTGGTGTTGCTACATGATTTCCCAGAATTCCTGTGCGATTATCACTTTGGTTTCTGCGATACCATACCGCCAAATTGCGTCCAGATGCGTAACATTATACTATCCGCATTTCCACGTAATATGCGTTTGCCGGATCCGTTTACGCCCAATCTGAAAGTGGACATGTTGTCGGACAGCAGCAATGCGCCCAAAGTCTGCAGCAGTTACATCATGAACATACAGCCGCCCAACTTTAAAAAGGATCTCGACTCGTACTTGAAGGCCCGTGCTCCGGTCACATTCCTCTCGGAGCTGCGGGGTCATCTGCAGGTGACCAGCGAGCCCGGAACTCGATACAACATGACCCTCATGAATGCCCTGGTCATGTACGTGGGCACCCAGGCCATTGCTTTGATCAG gAACAAGAACTTTGTGCCGAACACATCGAACATTGCCCACAGTGCTCACATGGACATCTTCCAGAATCTGGCCGTTGATCTGGACACCGAGGGTCGCTATCTGTTCCTCAATGCGATTGCCAATCAGTTGCGTTATcccaactcacacacacactacttTAGCTGTGCGGTGCTCCATCTGTTTGCCGAAGCGAATTCGGAGGCAATTCAGGAGCAGATTACACGTGTGCTTCTCGAGCGCCTCATTGTGAATCGGCCACATCCTTGGGGACTCTTGATCACATTCATTGAGCTCATCAAGAATCCCATTTACAAATTCTGGGAGCATGATTTTGTGCACTGTGCACCCGAAATTACCAA gtTATTTGAATCCGTGGCAAGATCCTGCCTGGCCAAATCGAATGTTAATCAGCAGCTGAATATGGCCGTTGATGGCGAGAATCAGGAAGTTGTCAATATTAACTGA